In Fusarium oxysporum Fo47 chromosome XII, complete sequence, one DNA window encodes the following:
- a CDS encoding uncharacterized protein (of unknown function-domain containing protein), protein MLTQLNHDVPFSLSADRHLQKMTRRNYRQGEMLSSIESLYPKAFTDRLPRNDSVVRKARVALLKAAGSNFLYLQLLFLGLFCYILGSLYQQTSHTHNLRIVFVDYDGGAIGQAVRGAYSSLRGKDYPSLTESPTSDFPTKKDLLEAVCKTRYWGAVFVSKGASNRLQEALDGNGTTLGYNKSDVMGYIWNEAVYAPIVDSAISTNLQLLSEVARVQYSTGNGTGNIHSVSGKTALAVLAEPWKLQSINIQPTSQGSRAIYNTVVIIMIMIEEFCYIGTINGLYAHFKLYTRVKARRIILVRLILSLIYTFVGSLCVVGAIWAFKAGWDVNGNQFVLSWATIWLFAHVNFLTLDVFTIWLPPPFVPMALVSWIILNVTSLLLPFELNPAFYRVGYIFPAHEVYQVLTHIWSRGCNPQLRYALPVLFGWEITTLLLSALGVYRRSHFAMLGEEQQEKDFKERLDAAVAFEMAKIKQATERHEELPKEKTVSARQEMHSDAHDSQGVGEEETVREELAEVLESVETRQKRERETENLSNVCSFGPTFELPFKYESGIEGVRRKVSSAGYINGTNQPVRSVMTHL, encoded by the exons ATGCTTACTCAACTAAACCACGATGTCCCTTTTAGTCTTAGTGCTGACAGACACTTACAAAAGATGACT AGAAGAAACTACCGCCAAGGGGAAATGCTATCGTCAATTGAGTCGCTATACCCCAAGGCTTTCACTGACCGCTTGCCAAGAAACGACTCGGTCGTAAGGAAAGCCAGGGTTGCATTGCTCAAGGCGGCAGGCAGTAACTTTCTCTACCTGCAATTGCTGTTCCTTGGTCTTTTTTGCTATATACTGGGCTCCCTATACCAGCAGACGAGCCATACGCATAATCTTCGAATCGTCTTTGTTGACTACGATGGGGGTGCAATCGGTCAGGCTGTGCGGGGTGCATACTCATCTCTTCGCGGAAAAGACTATCCCTCTTTGACTGAAAGCCCAACCTCCGACTTCCCAACCAAAAAAGACCTACTAGAAGCGGTCTGCAAGACAAGGTACTGGGGAGCCGTCTTTGTCAGCAAGGGAGCTTCAAACCGGCTCCAAGAGGCATTGGACGGGAATGGCACAACCTTGGGGTACAACAAGTCGGATGTAATGGGGTATATATGGAATGAGGCTGTATATGCACCCATTGTAGACTCCGCGATCTCGACAAATCTTCAGCTTCTATCCGAAGTCGCCAGGGTGCAATATAGTACTGGGAATGGAACAGGTAATATTCACTCTGTCTCCGGCAAGACCGCCCTGGCTGTCCTGGCTGAACCATGGAAGCTCCAATCTATAAACATTCAGCCAACATCTCAAGGATCAAGAGCAATCTACAACACCGtggtcatcatcatgatcatgattGAAGAATTCTGCTATATTGGTACGATCAACGGCCTCTACGCACACTTCAAACTGTATACCCGCGTCAAGGCGCGCCGCATTATCTTGGTCAGGCTTATTCTTTCCCTCATTTATACGTTCGTTGGGTCACTCTGCGTTGTGGGTGCTATCTGGGCTTTTAAAGCGGGCTGGGATGTAAACGGCAATCAGTTCGTCTTATCCTGGGCTACCATATGGCTCTTTGCCCATGTCAACTTTCTCACGCTTGACGTCTTTACCATTTGGCTACCGCCTCCTTTTGTCCCCATGGCCCTCGTCTCCTGGATCATATTAAACGTCACCTCCTTGTTACTGCCATTTGAGCTCAACCCGGCATTCTACAGAGTTGGCTATATCTTCCCGGCTCATGAAGTTTATCAAGTGCTTACCCACATCTGGTCGAGGGGCTGTAATCCGCAGCTACGATACGCCTTACCAGTTTTATTTGGATGGGAGATAACCACTTTGTTGTTGAGTGCTCTCGGAGTCTACCGTAGAAGCCACTTTGCTATGCTTGGAGAAGAGCAGCAGGAAAAGGATTTTAAGGAGAGGCTTGATGCCGCTGTGGCGTTTGAGATGGCAAAGATAAAGCAGGCAACAGAGAGGCATGAAGAACTCCCCAAAGAAAAGACAGTATCGGCACGGCAGGAGATGCATTCTGATGCACATGACTCCCAAGGGGTAGGTGAGGAGGAAACAGTTCGAGAGGAGCTCGCTGAGGTTCTAGAGTCGGTCGAAACAAGACAAAAACGTGAAAGGGAGACGGAAAATCTGAGCAATGTTTGCAGCTTTGGACCAACATTCGAATTGCCGTTTAAATATGAGAGTGGAATTGAAGGGGTGAGACG TAAAGTTAGCTCCGCAGGTTACATTAATGGAACAAACCAGCCAGTAAGAAGCGTTATGACTCACTTATGA
- a CDS encoding general substrate transporter, whose amino-acid sequence MAPPSDSKTPIDNPTRVDSHDHVETALKHDDLAAEAVAQGQALSGYENLTFWETVRTFKMASLVCLLSAFSAGADGYQIAMQASIIANKGFVQQFATAVNEQGEKFLASNIIATWSAGQNVGQVLGQIGISFVVARFGRKIAMYTLWTILMSSVLAESLARTWPVWFGAKMLAGTGVGCLQATLLGYITEVSPTRIRGGMLMLYSFWWTVGSFCTHVALLRLNKTDPFNWLTPVYTQWGHIGVMAIIYVLLPESPSWCVTVGQEERAKKNIRFLYRGVENFDVDRHYELLALNVEHEKALAAEQRNESWLAIFKGTDGRRTITAMWTLVAQQFLGLALFGSFGTYFFQQAGLADPFQIKAITTSLQIIVVILAVFGVDRFGRRRMACCATSLMWISCLIVGIIGVAPQSGASTYVFVLFACFWNIGISANGAAGWGYTGEISSQRLRPYTSGFAASANSISGLIMSVLTPYMVNANKWDWKLKTGFFYAGVGLPWVIGTWLLVPETARRSPAELDELFERKIKAWRFHTTETATQRLMQSENAETSEK is encoded by the exons ATGGCTCCTCCTAGCGACTCCAAGACGCCTATCGACAATCCTACTCGGGTTGATTCCCATGATCATGTTGAAACTGCACTCAAGCATGATGACCTTGCTGCCGAGGCCGTCGCACAGGGTCAAGCCCTCTCAGGATATGAGAACTTGACATTTTGGGAGACTGTTCGAACTTTCAAGATGGCCTCACTCGTCTGCTTGCTCTCTGCCTTTAGTGCTGGAGCTGATGGTTACCAAATTGC TATGCAAGCAAGCATTATTGCCAACAAAGGCTTTGTCCAACAGTTTGCCACGGCGGTCAACGAACAAGGTGAAAAGTTCCTCGCCTCCAACATCATCGCTACTTGGAGTGCTGGCCAGAACGTAGGCCAGGTCCTCGGTCAAATCGGAATCTCCTTTGTAGTTGCGCGATTCGGTCGCAAGATTGCTATGTACACTCTCTGGACCATCCTCATGAGCAGTGTCTTGGCTGAATCACTCGCCCGAACCTGGCCGGTCTGGTTTGGTGCTAAGATGCTTGCTGGTACTGGCGTCGGTTGCCTCCAAGCTACTCTACTGGGTTACATTACTGAAGTCAGCCCAACAAGAATCCGTGGTGGCATGTTGATGCTTTACAGCTTCTGGTGGACTGTGGGTTCTTTTTGCACCCATGTGGCTCTCCTACGACTGAACAAGACCGATCCCTTCAACTGGCTTACACCTGTATATACGCAGTGGGGACATATCGGAGTCATGGCTATCATCTACGTCTTGCTTCCCGAATCGCCTTCCTGGTGTGTCACCGTCGGACAAGAAGAGAGGGCCAAGAAGAATATCAGGTTTCTCTACCGTGGAGTCGAAAACTTTGATGTCGATCGCCACTATGAACTCCTCGCCCTGAACGTCGAACACGAAAAGGCTTTGGCGGCCGAGCAACGAAACGAAAGCTGGCTGGCTATCTTTAAGGGCACCGACGGCCGCCGTACCATCACCGCCATGTGGACCCTTGTTGCGCAGCAGTTCCTGGGTCTTGCCCTCTTTGGTAGCTTTGGTACCTACTTCTTCCAGCAGGCTGGCCTGGCCGACCCCTTCCAGATCAAGGCCATCACTACGTCCCTGCAGATAATCGTCGTTATCCTGGCTGTCTTTGGAGTCGATAGATTTGGTCGTCGCCGCATGGCCTGCTGCGCTACGTCCTTGATGTGGATCTCTTGCCTGATCGTTGGTATTATAGGAGTTGCTCCTCAAAGTGGTGCAAGCACTTATgtgtttgttttgtttgCGTGCTTCTGGA ACATTGGTATCTCGGCCAATGGAGCTGCGGGCTGGGGCTACACCGGCGAAATATCCTCGCAACGACTTCGACCATACACGTCTGGCTTCGCAGCCTCTGCCAACTCCATCAGCGGCCTTATTATGTCTGTTCTTACACCATATATGGTCAATGCCAATAAGTGGGATTGGAAGCTCAAGACTGGCTTTTTCTATGCTGGCGTTGGTCTTCCATGGGTTATAGGCACATGGCTGTTGGTGCCCGAGACGGCTCG TCGATCCCCTGCCGAGCTTGACGAGCTTTTTGAGCGTAAGATCAAGGCCTGGAGATTCCATACTACTGAGACTGCTACGCAGCGTCTAATGCAGAGTGAAAATGCGGAAACTTCTGAGAAGTGA
- a CDS encoding bacterial alpha-L-rhamnosidase-domain-containing protein, protein MLPVTDVRFEHYRRPNTLGVQNSTPRISWKIAHHDTRATQNGYEIELTKYGPSQEVHDVLIAIQQSQENILTPWPFKEPLQSREHVSIRVRVWGEQQEKSPWSEPAYLEVGLLHRSDWTCERIAAPWASETTEASPEDLFRRQFVLRDSPVKARLYITAQGVYEAEINGQRVGDYFLAPGWTSYDGRLQYQTYDVISHLVNGSNCIGIRVAEGWFCGRIGFEGGHRNIWGPHTALLAQLEVTYADGQTFRIESDGSWKVIQGPTRLAEIYDGEKYDMMMEVSNWSSVTDEESLKGWTNAQTLTFPPESTQLVAGFAEPVRRIETINPVNEITTPSGKRVLDFGQNLVGYLRLSGIKGSNRHKIILQHAEVMENEELGIRPLRICQAKDEITLKDSQKALCWEPRFTFHGFRYAQIDNWPGSFDITCIDAVVCHTDMKPAGHFSCSDPLLNQLYRNIVWGMRGNFLSVPTDCPQRDERLGWTGDLSLFGPTACLIYDCFGILKNWLIDLAYDQDVLGGVPPMVSPNATLPDPIWCRRVPCAIWHDVTIIAPWVLYQESGDESILTQQYDSMMKWMKVLPRMKSGLWDPKPFQLGDWLDPAAPPDQPWKGATDAKMVSNMFLLQSLDLMSKVCGVLGRKDEQQIFKEDYQATRVEFQQEYVTPRGRLTSDSQAAYALAICLDLLDPAQRVRAGDRLVELVRKNEFKVGTGFAATPFLCEALASTGHVQVAYAMLLEKGCPSWLYPVTMGATTVWERWDSMLPDGSINPGEMTSFNHYAFGAIAKFMYERVAGLQRLEPGWRRVRISPAIGATFSRAAASHVSPQGTISFEWETRVVDGDQEEFAIKATVPPNTVVEIILPGLERKEVKEVGCGEWTFGSLFRREYGWPVSPLPPKA, encoded by the exons ATGCTGCCAGTAACTGATGTACGCTTCGAGCATTATCGCCGTCCTAATACTCTTGGAGTTCAAAACTCTACGCCACGAATCTCCTGGAAGATCGCGCACCACGACACTCGCGCCACACAAAATGGATACGAGATCGAGTTGACCAAGTATGGTCCTAGCCAAGAGGTCCACGACGTATTGATTGCAATTCAACAGTCCCAGGAAAATATCCTGACTCCATGGCCGTTCAAAGAGCCTCTACAGTCTCGTGAGCATGTATCAATTCGTGTTCGAGTCTGGGGCGAGCAGCAGGAAAAGAGTCCCTGGAGTGAGCCTGCCTATCTTGAAGTAGGGCTATTGCATCGGTCAGATTGGACCTGCGAACGCATCGCCGCCCCGTGGGCTTCAGAAACGACAGAAGCTAGCCCTGAAGACTTGTTCCGCAGGCAATTTGTTCTTCGCGACTCGCCTGTCAAAGCACGACTCTATATCACCGCCCAAGGAGTCTATGAAGCTGAGATCAATGGGCAACGCGTCGGCGATTATTTCCTCGCTCCGGGATGGACATCCTACGATGGGCGACTCCAGTATCAGACTTATGATGTTATTTCGCACCTAGTCAACGGTTCGAATTGTATTGGAATTAGAGTTGCAGAGGGATGGTTCTGTGGCCGTATTGGGTTTGAAGGCGGACACAGAAACATATGGGGTCCTCACACTGCTCTTCTTGCGCAGTTGGAAGTCACTTACGCTGATGGGCAAACTTTCAGAATAGAGAGCGATGGTTCATGGAAGGTTATACAAGGCCCAACTCGCCTGGCGGAGATATATGACGGGGAAAAGTAtgacatgatgatggaggtGTCAAATTGGTCATCGGTGACGGATGAAGAGAGTCTGAAAGGTTGGACAAATGCACAAACGCTGACATTCCCACCTGAATCTACACAGCTTGTGGCAGGCTTCGCAGAACCAGTGCGTCGGATCGAAACCATAAATCCTGTCAACGAGATCACGACACCGAGTGGGAAAAGAGTCCTTGACTTTGGTCAAAATCTCGTCGGATATTTACGTCTATCAGGCATCAAAGGATCCAATAGGCACAAGATTATCCTTCAACATGCTGAAGTGATGGAGAACGAAGAGCTTGGTATTCGACCCTTGAGGATATGCCAGGCGAAGGATGAGATCACCCTAAAAGATTCACAGAAAGCGCTATGTTGGGAACCAAGATTCACTTTTCATGGATTTCGGTACGCTCAGATTGATAATTGGCCCGGCTCCTTCGATATAACCTGTATCGACGCTGTCGTGTGTCACACGGACATGAAACCCGCTGGTCACTTCTCGTGCTCAGACCCGCTACTGAATCAACTGTATCGGAATATCGTTTGGGGTATGAGAGGTAACTTTCTTTCGGTACCGACTGATTGTCCTCAGAGAGATGAACGACTGGGCTGGACTGGAGATCTGTCTCTCTTTGGCCCTACAGCATGTCTCATTTATGACTGCTTTGGCATATTGAAGAATTGGCTAATTGATCTTGCATATGATCAAGATGTTCTTGGTGGTGTTCCCCCAATGGTCAGTCCGAATGCTACTCTCCCAGATCCCATCTGGTGTAGAAGAGTGCCATGCGCCATTTGGCACGATGTCACGATCATAGCACCATGGGTTCTTTATCAGGAGAGTGGAGATGAGAGCATCTTGACCCAGCAGTATGACAGTATGATGAAGTGGATGAAGGTGCTTCCTCGAATGAAGTCTGGACTATGGGATCCCAAACCGTTTCAACTCGGG GACTGGCTTGATCCCGCAGCTCCGCCAGATCAGCCATGGAAAGGCGCGACGGACGCCAAAATGGTGTCAAATATGTTCTTGCTACAAAGTTTAGATCTCATGAGCAAAGTATGTGGCGTGCTGGGACGGAAGGATGAACAACAGATATTCAAGGAGGACTACCAGGCCACACGAGTTGAGTTCCAGCAAGAATATGTCACACCTCGGGGTCGTCTTACTTCAGATTCGCAAGCTGCATACGCACTTGCTATCTGTCTTGACCTCCTCGACCCAGCGCAACGGGTACGAGCTGGAGATCGCCTTGTGGAGCTCGTACGCAAGAATGAGTTCAAAGTCGGCACAGGATTTGCCGCCACGCCATTCCTTTGCGAAGCCCTTGCATCTACTGGCCACGTCCAAGTTGCATACGCGATGCTGCTCGAAAAAGGCTGCCCATCATGGCTATACCCGGTAACTATGGGTGCAACCACAGTCTGGGAGAGGTGGGACAGCATGCTGCCTGACGGTTCTATAAACCCGGGAGAAATGACCTCATTTAACCACTATGCCTTTGGAGCGATAGCAAAATTCATGTATGAACGAGTGGCCGGGCTACAGAGACTTGAGCCCGGATGGAGGCGAGTTCGTATCTCTCCCGCTATTGGCGCTACCTTTTCTCGAGCTGCTGCGTCGCATGTTTCTCCTCAGGGCACTATTTCTTTTGAGTGGGAAACGAGGGTTGTTGAcggagatcaagaagaatTTGCTATCAAAGCTACGGTTCCGCCAAACACTGTTGTCGAGATCATTCTTCCTGGTTTGGAAAGGAAAGAGGTAAAGGAGGTTGGCTGTGGTGAGTGGACTTTTGGTTCACTCTTTAGAAGAGAGTATGGGTGGCCTGTTTCGCCGCTGCCACCGAAGGCATGA
- a CDS encoding glycoside hydrolase superfamily, which yields MSKEASMFQAGDLVTSSGTTDDLTVQELPLPKDFRWGTATAAYQVEGGVNQDGKGRSIWDAYTHLEPPRTNNGETGDIACDHYNRVPEDIDLMKACGVDVYRFSLSWTRIIPLGGRNDPINEKGIAFYNDLIDRLLARGIEPVVTLYHWDAPQTLYDRYKAFLNTEEFTADFYNYARLCFDRFGDRVKKWITYNEPYIISIFGHVNGTLAPGHRAEDGFDTKNEPWRVGHTLIVSHAVAIQLYVKEFKRAQQGEISIVLNSHFYEPYSDAQADIDAAQRRLEFYVGWFGDPIFLGQDYPVSMRNYLGDRLPHFSIAERELLRETAPLNTFYGMNHYSTKFARALPDPPSEDDWTGNIEEGAVNGAGQEIGPVSQFGWLRVAPNGFRKLLNWVWNRYHLPIIVTENGCPCPGEQDLKVAIDDKFRERYFGLYLDAISRAIYDDGIPVKGYYVWTLMDNFEWSAGYQPKFGIVHVNFENGLTRTPKNSATYLRETFQRRRQGYKN from the exons ATGTCGAAAGAGGCTTCTATGTTCCAGGCTGGTGACTTGGTCACCAGTTCAGGTACAACCGACGATTTGACCGTTCAAGAGCTCCCACTACCCAAAGACTTTCGATGGGGTACTGCCACTGCAGCATATCAAGTCGAAGGTGGCGTAAACCAAGATGGCAAAGGTCGATCCATCTGGGATGCCTACACACATCTAGAGCCCCCGCGAACAAACAATGGGGAAACCGGTGATATAGCATGCGACCACTACAATCGAGTCCCCGAGGACATCGACCTCATGAAGGCGTGCGGCGTCGACGTTTATCGCTTCTCTCTATCGTGGACACGAATCATTCCCCTTGGAGGTCGAAACGATCCTATAAATGAGAAGGGAATAGCTTTCTACAACGATCTCATCGACCGGTTGTTGGCGCGCGGGATAGAGCCCGTGGTGACACTGTATCATTGGGATGCACCCCAGACTCTTTACGATCGTTACAAGGCTTTTCTCAACACCGAGGAGTTCACTGCCGACTTTTACAACTATGCGCGATTATGCTTTGATCGATTTGGTGATCGTGTTAAGAAATGGATCACGTATAACGAGCCCTATatcatctccatctttggCCATGTCAACGGAACACTTGCCCCGGGACATCGTGCAGAAGACGGTTTCGACACAAAGAATGAGCCGTGGCGCGTCGGTCATACGCTGATTGTCTCGCATGCTGTTGCTATTCAGCTCTATGTAAAAGAGTTCAAGCGTGCGCAACAAGGAGAGATCTCCATCGTGCTGAACAGCCATTTCTACGAGCCATATTCTGATGCACAAGCCGACATTGATGCTGCGCAACGACGGCTTGAGTTCTATGTTGGATGGTTTGGCGATCCCATCTTCCTCGGCCAAGACTATCCTGTCTCGATGCGAAACTATCTGGGCGACAGACTACCCCATTTCAGCATTGCCGAGCGCGAACTTCTCCGCGAGACAGCTCCTCTCAATACATTCTATGGCATGAACCACTACTCGACAAAATTCGCCCGTGCGCTCCCTGACCCTCCCTCCGAAGACGACTGGACAGGCAACATCGAGGAGGGAGCTGTGAATGGGGCCGGCCAGGAAATAGGACCTGTATCTCAGTTTGGATGGCTTCGCGTCGCACCCAATGGCTTCCGCAAGTTGTTGAACTGGGTGTGGAATCGATACCATCTGCCTATTATCGTCACGGAAAACGGATGCCCATGCCCTGGAGAGCAAGATCTCAAGGTAGCGATCGACGACAAGTTTCGCGAGCGGTATTTCGGTCTATACCTGGATGCTATATCGCGAGCTATATACGACGATGGCATTCCCGTCAAGGGCTACTACGTGTGGACTCTCATGGATAATTTTG AATGGTCGGCTGGATATCAACCAAAATTCGGTATTGTTCACGTCAACTTTGAAAACGGCTTGACACGCACGCCCAAGAACTCGGCAACGTACCTACGCGAGACCTTCCAGCGAAGAAGACAGGGCTATAAGAATTGA
- a CDS encoding general substrate transporter, producing MSYFGLRGKPLSTLLSIVAATAFALQGYDQAVMNGLLTLDTFKHQFPQIKNSNIEGTAVAIYEVGCAIGALSCAFLGDILGRRRTIFIAGCIVIAGVTIQSSSFSLGQLIASRVITGLGVGALTATIPMWVSECSSAKERGRRVLLQGFFAIGGIVVASWMEFGLYFVKNDQVNFRFPIAFQGIFAIIITSFVMFLPESPRWLIKQDRFEEAILVMAALEDLPDDSVVISEELSLIRDAYIEEQNQKVSIFTMGPERQFHRAVLAVGLAILAQMSGINIVTFYSTTIFQQQLNYSPTESRIFSACLQVWQFIAAGFALVLIDRFGRRKLLMAGALGMCVAQTSLAGLMSDLTNKSASEAAIFFYFVAMFFFPVGLFLLPFMYAAEISPLSIRAQITAISACANWLFNFLVAEVSPHALKNIGYRYYIVYACITLFTFIVILLFYPETKGRTLEEIDDIFIQSKSIWDPVKIERNLPKDAVALAERIRNAHDNEKHDAIHAENI from the exons ATGTCTTACTTCGGTCTTCGGGGAAAGCCTCTCAGCACCTTACTGAGTATAGTCGCAGCGACGGCCTTTGCTCTCCAAGGCTATGATCAAGCCGTTATGAACGGTCTGTTGACCCTGGATACCTTTAAGCACCAGTTTCCTCAGATCAAAAACTCAAATATCGAAG GTACTGCCGTGGCTATTTATGAAGTTGGCTGCGCGATCGGAGCCCTGTCTTGTGCCTTTCTTGGCGATATTCTTGGTCGCCGTCGTACAATATTCATTGCAggctgcatcgtgattgCTGGTGTCACGATACAGAGCAGTTCATTCTCCCTTGGACAGCTCATTGCTTCCAGAGTCATCACAGGTCTCGGGGTGGGTGCATTGACTGCTACGATCCCCATGTGGGTGTCTGAGTGCTCCAGTGCCAAGGAACGTGGTCGCCGTGTTCTGCTGCAAGGGTTCTTTGCCATTGGCGGAATTGTAGTTGCGTCGTGGATGGAGTTTGGCCTATATTTCGTCAAAAACGACCAAGTCAACTTTCGCTTCCCTATCGCCTTCCAAGGCATAttcgccatcatcatcacctcatTCGTCATGTTTCTACCCGAGTCTCCTCGCTGGCTCATTAAACAAGATCGCTTCGAGGAAGCGATTCTGGTCATGGCTGCCCTCGAGGACCTCCCCGATGACTCCGTGGTCATCAGCGAGGAGCTTTCCCTCATCCGCGACGCCTATATCGAGGAGCAGAACCAGAAGGTATCTATCTTCACCATGGGACCCGAGCGCCAGTTTCATCGCGCTGTTCTCGCTGTTGGCCTCGCCATCCTCGCTCAGATGTCTGGGATAAACATTGTCACCTTTTATTCCACAACCATCttccagcagcagctcaACTACTCGCCTACAGAGTCTCGCATCTTCTCTGCATGCTTGCAAGTCTGGCAATTCATCGCTGCTGGCTTTGCTCTTGTGCTTATTGACAGGTTTGGCCGCCGCAAGTTACTCATGGCTGGTGCTTTGGGCATGTGTGTTGCGCAGACTTCGCTAGCAGGTCTCATGTCTGACCTAACTAACAAGTCTGCGAGTGAAGCTGCTATCTTCTTTTACTTTGTAGCtatgttcttcttccccgtcggcctcttccttctccccTTTATGTATGCTGCCGAAATATCACCCCTAAGCATCCGCGCCCAGATTACCGCCATTAGTGCCTGCGCCAACTGGCTATTCAACTTCCTTGTTGCTGAAGTTTCCCCTCATGCCTTGAAGAACATTGGATACAGATACTACATTGTATATGCCTGTATCACTCTCTTTACCTTTATCGTTATCTTGCTCTTTTATCCGGAAACCAAGGGTCGTActttggaggagattgaTGATATTTTTATCCAGTCAAAGAGCATCTGGGACCCAGTCAAGATTGAGAGGAATTTGCCAAAAGATGCTGTGGCATTGGCTGAACGAATCCGCAATGCACATGACAATGAGAAACATGATGCAATTCATGCTGAGAATATATAA